The Epinephelus lanceolatus isolate andai-2023 chromosome 19, ASM4190304v1, whole genome shotgun sequence DNA segment GACTCACCTGGCCGTCGCCGACTCCATCGTGCTGTTCTGCCTTCCTTTCAGGGCCGACTACTACAGGCGTGGGAAGAACTGGCTGTACGGCGACGCCCTGTGTCGCATCCTGCTCTTTCTGCTGGCAGCCAACCGTGCGGCAGGGATCTTCTTCCTCACGGCCGTGGCTGTTGACCGTTACTTCAAGATCGTCCACCCGAGGAACCGGATCAACCGGATGGGCCTGGGCTACGCTCTCTGGATCTCCCTCGGCCTCTGGGGTCTGATTTTCCTCGCCACCGGCTACCTCCTCGCTAATGAGCACTTCTACTACAACAACAACCGCACACAGTGTGAGAGCTTCAACATCTGCATGGGCTTCAGTCCCCTCTCCACCTGGCACAACACTTTCTACGTCACCCAGTTTTTCCTGCCCACTTCAATCGTCGCCTTCTGCACCATCCGAATCACATGGCAGCTGAGGGTCAGGACCATGGACAAGAACGGGAAGATCAAACGGGCCGTGCAGTTCGTCATGGCCGTGGCGTTGATCTTCATCATCTGCTTCTTCCCCAGCACTATATCGCGCATCGCAGTGTGGATCCTCAAGGCGTGGTACAACGAGTGCAAATACTTCAAAGAGGCCAACCTGGCGTTCTACACGTCGGTGTGTTTCACCTACTTCAACAGCGTCCTCAACCCCGTCGTGTATTATTTCTCGAGCCCTGCCTTCAGCGGCACCTTCAGAAAGCTCCTGAATAAACTGCTGAGAAGGAGCAACGACAAAGATGAGACGGAGTCAGCTGACAACGGCATTTCCACTGTGGATGGCAGAAGAGAATGAAGGTGATATTTGTGTTCCCTGCTAACACTTAAGGGATACTCTAATGGATGCAAACTGCACGTTAAAGGTCAGGCAACATATTTAATTACTGTTATCCTAGTTTATAACTGTAACAAAATGTAGAAGGGGTTTTGCTGTGATTTTAAACAACAAATTGACCCacctaaaataataatcaggAGCTTAGTGCTCTGTACTTGTGTAACAAAACCCTTGTGAATGTGGTTAATTAATGTAATCATGAGCCGTTAACAATGAAGAATCTCAAGTTGCAAGCAGGGTGTCTActggtatcagacacttaaatggAACGCTTTCAACACGGTTCTCACGGTCATGACGAACCTGGAAAGGTCATGGCATTccacaatcacattttccaggcctggaaaagtcacagGATTTATAAAAACCATTGAAAGTTTTgcaaagtcatggaattttctTGTCTGTAATGATAATCTTTCTTGGATAACTTTCCAGTTATGTAATGtaacagcagttttttttcagttttactcATTTTAATGAGGCTGTTGACATGAGCAGCTCTAATGTCAGGGTTCCCACAATCAGGGAGAACCTGGAAAGGTCATGGACTTTCACAATAttattttccaggcctggaaaactcatggaaaagttttgaaattttgtccatggaAATGTGTGGGAACTCTGATTTAATAGAGCCCAACCAATACTGGATTTTTAGGGCCGATACCAATATCAGGGAGTTAAAAATTTCTGATACTGATACACCGGCCgatatctatccatccatccataatGTTATTACTGAGAGATGCATACACTGAGAGAGTTAGGGAgtgatcacaccgagatgaaacgccAGAAACGcaacgccagtaaaaccattatTTTCCTACGATACGGCGCGTCTGACTGGCGTTCAAGTGTCTTTTTAGACGGGCATTTTtccggcgtctttttagacgcacATAGATGCTGAAAagctaaaatattttcaactttttgagcgtcagacaccagtagctagcgcgcattgaataagcgcttccagtacttcaagcgtctttgaagcgtccacgtctctagcgtctcatttctgtgtgatcgccccctaaaACTTCATTGGGAatgtaaaaatgataaaaacaagcaTCGTTTTTCTGGATTATGTTCTGAATAAAAAGAGAACTTTTCATATCTGTGCATATCGGACAACATATACGCCGATACCAACATATCCGTAAGAGGTGAGCAATGGCTGATAAATTTGGCCAATTGAAATATCGGTCAGGCTCCAGCTTTCAAGACCCTTTCAAGATCATTTTAAATCAGATTTAAGACTGATTCACAGACAAATTATCTCTTATTAAGCACTGAAGGTGAGTGTAAAATTTAGATGTATGTAGTCCTGTGTGGAGgaaggttttatgtaggaatatgtttattagagtgagttaatctacattttgcgaAGTGTAAGTATAATGTAAAGTATAAGGTTTAAACATTTGTaatatcagaaatgtggacCCTCATGCAGAAGAGCTCGACTCATTGTGACAAAAAGAAATCTTAAAAATCAATGAATTAAATAATTGATTCAATTCTTGTGGCAATAAAGACcttgcaaattcaaatttaagactatttaatgacttttaaagcGTCAAGACCGAATTTAACTTACTTTATAAGGGCCTGCAGACGCCCTGGTTGAAAGGGGACCTCATCAAATATGAGCTGCAGATGTTTGTAAAGGCAACAATATCTATCAAATATGTGATGTTATGTGTGTATCAACCTTTCTTCTGTAAGGTAGTTCATACAAGAGTTTACACTGTCAATCACATCCACTGTGAACACTGATTTTCTGCCTcccattaaaataatatttacagTACAAATGAGCTGAACAGCCAGAGGGACGTTCAGACGACTGCTGTCACTGAACTGTCAACACACAATCTGTACATGTACTGTTTAATGAGGTAACTGAGTCTAACAGGGTTGTGGGCATGCAGGTAAATCAAACTGATAATGTAAAAGCAATTTATCTTCTCTTATGTCATGTGTGCATACATTCGAACACATTTCCTGTCTCTGTATCTcgtcacattttgttttcagtaaataaattaaacacaatAACTGAGATAAATCACATTTTACTGTTTGTGCctttttactttgtgtttgtgtttcttccaACTCAAGGAATCACGTTTTAATTAAAATCTGGAGTTTGACCTCATTCATCCATGTCAGGAGTTGGcaaactttaaataaaaaaagactggATTACATAATCTAATCCAATTTTAGATATTTGTATTCTCTTGAACAACTTATTTTCAAGATTTGATCCAATCAAATAGCTGAAATCTGATCAGACAACCATCCAGATGGTCGGACTTAGTAATTTGAATAtaacaaatggaaataaaaagagCTGGGAAATAAATGTCTTAAGTGATGGAAATAACATTTTGGAGTTCTTAGTCAAGGTGTTGTTCCCATTTTAACCCCCAACCCAGTGGCATGAGGCCATTACAATGGGCCCCAGTGAACACAATCATGCACATACTgtctcgtcacatgatcagagacttgacagtggataacattaacatacatattacacagcaatcatcactgcatatctgtatataacaaaaaatacctaagaaaagaagaaattattgatttaatttaataactTTAAATGCTGATTTATAGAATAGTTAATTTATagaatactgtaaaacttcaattaaaagcccagtCGCTTTTACGAGGCTTGTCTCTATTAGAaacctggtctggttgccaagcagttcatttttatagaagttctttggatgtgtAAAACGGGATTGTTGACCACCTACTTGAACGAACGTTAGTTGTCAGTGTGGAGATGCTACATATTGTTAGCTCACTTCAgtttattttactgaaaccatgagcaccagaaaAGACCTTAAGTTATTCTGATTTACCGGCATGACTTCCCTCTTCcgaagctgtcataaagtcagaataagTGTCCATTCCTCAGTTATGTGattaagttatttatatttctttagtctgtaagggtccacaGATCAAAtgaatcaaacatgtttttcataaaaattaatccaagttatgaatattgtttaacaggataaagtgatgTTGTGTTGGTATGCTGGATGCcatgaaaacagtgacataacATTACACATGATTGATAGGTTATTTAAAGCCTAacttttatacaagtaatattcatactggctcaaataaacaatttgaatttgaatctttgctgagcaacagttttgcgttaaacacatttaatatagatacctgtcccaaatataagcctgttgactTCAGTGATGTCAGccaataatagcccaggctactatttgaagttttacagtagctGATTTATAAAATAAgcatgtccatccatccattttcatccgcttatccaaggctgggtcgtgggggcagcaggcgcagcaaagcaccccagacgtccctctccagctcctcctggaggaccccgaggtgttcccagaccagatgagatatataatccctccagtgtgttctgggtctgccccggggcctcctaccagtgggacgtgcctggcacacctccagcaggaggtgcccaggaggatcctgatcagatgtcgaactacctcaacatgaaggagcagcggctctactccgagctccctctggatgtctgagctcctcctcctcctgtctctaaggctgagcccagacaccctacagaggaagctcttttcggccgcttgtatctgtgatctcattctttcaggccgtgtttagacgacaacgatttctctaaaaacggaaaagtctgtcctttgcgttttaaaaaacttctgcgtttatatgacgacgttattgaaacgatcccgTTCACAcagagccgcaaaatctactggaaacgctgtagtatgcacgccaggccaatgggtggcagtgtaaatttgcaaagcaacaccatgGCGTGACGCCAtgcctgcgctgaagcgccttcctctgcAACGctgtgattacaaaccaaaacaaagaagacacaatggtgAAAGCacgcacagataactttgtctggatggacgacgaggtggagttgctacagtaacagatctacacttcacttcaaatcaacagggtgagcagcacaaacagagctcgccattgttgttgtgacggtcagCATGCCTCGTGACTGGAACCgcaatgcgcatgtgcgaaaagtctccgttttcagaggaactgcatattgcaagtttacatgacaacggagacgctgccgtttccaaaaagttgcactctggaacccgttttcaaaacactgcattttcaggcacccaaaacgccgctgtcgtgtaaacgatcggccaaaacgcaactaaagtttactgttttcagttgaaatcgttgtcgtataaacgggacctcAGTCACtatccagagctcatgaccataggtgagggttgggacgtagatggaccagtaaatcagaAAATAATTCTGTTATACATGCTTATTGACTattgtataaaaaaagaaaaaaacaaacatgactgaGATGGGTTTGTGTTTTTCAAGGGCATGTATAGCAaatgaaactgtttttaaattaatgagagttcttctttgaacacaggcatattttcaaGGGCCCATTCTGCACTCTACACATcgttggagggcccactctcaCTGTGGGCCCCCCACatcatgggccccagtgcaactacACTGCCCACACTGTCTGTGTTTACGCCCCTGCCCCCACCTTCCTATAAGTCCAAATGCTGTTagtcacatttatttatcagtGTATCTCTTctatttaatctttatttacaaAGCGCTTTCAAAACagatttacaaagtgctttacatgtctgttattaaaacagacaaggcattaaaacaacaacttttaaaagaactgataaaaaaaacactttagtgtataaaaactgaggaaataaaagacagtttaaaacaacgtaaaactcaagtaaaatcaagAAAGGCTTTCTCTCTTTGCTGCCTATCACAATAAGATAATCCTTAAACTTGTGCAACTGCCTGTTTCATAATTTATTTTTCCAAATGATGGTTCCAGGGTTCCCTAAACTCCACAATTAGCCGATGTAAGTATGGGTTGAAAAAAGGAGTTCGGATGTCCGAGCTTAGGAGCAGTCCATGAAAGCATCAATAGTTGCCACGATGACGTCATGCTGGGGCTGGGCTGAGAAACGATGAGCGGCTGGAAAAACATGTAACGGTGCAAAGACACGGCTGCACCCACCCACACCATCCTTTACTGAGCCTCAGTTCACCAGCGGAGACCAAGTAAGCTTCCACGACAACTTTCTACACACCTGTCTgcctttatttatatttaaacacCTTCTCTGTAGGGCGTTGTTTGATGCTAACGTGAAGCTAGCTAGCTTTGGCAGTTGGAGCGCATTCCAACAGGGACCAAAGCTCCAGACACCAGATATGACATCAAGAGATAAGTTTAAGCACTCTGTTAAATAACATGTGTGATCAAAATAACCTGACACTTCGATTTTTAACACGTAGGGTGTTTAATAAGAAGTGTTACTAAGTTAGTGGCTCCAGAGATGCAGCAAGTAGAGCCCAGCCCAGACACAAACAACACGGTGTCTCATCATCTGTTGGTCGGCCAACAAAGCATCAGCAGTGATTTATTTAACATGTAACGGGTCATGTGTGATGGTGTAAGGCTGGAGATACAGGAGGCTGAGGTGTTAGCAGATACAGGGGGACACAGGAGGGGTTTGACAGCTGTAGGTGTGCTTGTTGTTTTGGTCCTGCAGCACCGGCTGGGCAGGGGGAGCAGCACTGTTGAGGTAATGTTACAGCAGGTTGCTCAGGTTACCTGCTCACTGGATGGACTGAAACACACCTGTTTTCCTCCTGTGCTTAAGAGCTGAAAAAGATGCTACAAAACAGATATATATTTAAACTAAAACATGCTTTTATTGGATGGATATCTGTGGAAAATACCTGCAACACTGTCACTTGTAGAAGAAGTATTCACATCCTGTTCTCAAGCAAAAGTATTAATACCACACTGTggaaatactccactacaagtaaaatCCTGCAATCAATAGGAAAAGTACTATTACCactaataaatataataatacacTGGATTTATTTAGCTCTTTTTCTGGATACCCAAAGACGCTTTACAAAGAAGAACAGCACCAGAACAAAGATGAAATAATCCATAAGATGGGAGACAATGctagagaggaagaagaagaacgcAGTTTTGAAGAGGTGTTTTAAGGGATTTCTTGAAGTTGGAGCATGAGGGGGAGATTCTGATGACTTTAGCGAGGGAGCAGCAGTGGAGAAGGCCCTGTCCCCTCCAGGTGCTGTGTTTAGTCCTGGTGAGGAGGGAGCAGGACattggaggagctcagacaggtgGGAGGAGCCAGGTTGTTGAGGTGATGTTgaggagtttgaagtggataCGCTGGGGGagagggagccagtggaggttaaGAAGGACGGGTGATACAGTCAGAGGTTTGGATGATGAACCGTAGAGGAGACTGTTGCAGTCATCCAGTCTGGAAGTgatgaatgtgtgaatgagtCTCTGCGGCTGAAGAGGAGAGGGATGGACGGACGCAGGTGATATTTCGGAGATGGAAGAAGGCTGTTTGAAGTCATGCAATCAAAACCTTACTTCCGTAAGAGTTTGCTTCTTCAAAACatacttaaagtaaaagtattcattGTGCAGTACACTGTTCCCTGTTGGTGTTTTCCGAATCAATAttcctgctgcattaatgtgtatatggcatttttctgctgtagatgtttaaggttgtgctcattttaactcctttatacactgttgggtagtttaatgtGAAGCAACACATCGTATTCTTGAAGATCATCATGTTTGTAGCGTGGCTGTCCTGTGAGTGGAGTTGCAGCGGTACACGATATACCGTGCTATAGGCTAAATATTGACGGTACATCTGGTTATCTATGTCACTGAAAAAGAACGCTACCGGACAGAGTATCTCACCTTTGTTAATTTTCAAAAGAGAGATTTTTTACCCATACgtgtatggaaaaaaaaaaaagttagaagTTTCAGTtattataaaatgtttgttcaaccaaaaaacattcctttaaaggtcattgttactgataataataatagttttaTTCTGTATATCGTGGAATATAGAGGCTCATGCACACCTTCAGAAACTTGTAGTGGAAAATGTCCATAGGTGGAGAAAAAGGGAATTCCTTTATTTGATAAACCACGGTTCAGTCACCAGGCCTTCACCAGGTTAAGCACCCTATTGTGTACGGTATTTGTGACAaagcattttccagctgataaAAGAGGTTTTTTTAAAGCGTTAATTTTGCTTAAGAGGGAGGAGAATTTCCTCAGCACATGAAGGAACTCTttatccttcagtttatcacaaacatttaacaaaaatcTGGAGATACATCACCGGACAGGAAGGGGATGAAAGCTGACAGacagatgtagtggagtaaaaagtacaatattagTCTAACCTCTGAGATgtggtggagtagaagtataaagttgcaTTAAATGGAAATGCTCAAGTAAAGTACTACTGCGTCAAACATGTACTTAAATACAGTACGTGAGTGAGTGTAATCTCTGGTTCTGCTGATTTTATAATTCTTATAATTCTATAAACGGTCCCAGTGTGAGTCCAACAGTGTTACTGGCTGCTGAATCAGTGGAGTGCTCTTAAATGTAGCGTGTGATATGTAAAAACACAGCCTCTACTGCACTGTATGAAACATATTATCTGTGTTGACCTAGTTGCACTCGGAGTGAATCATctgctttatgaataaaatggCCGCGTGGTCACGCTGCTGCTCGACACCTACGAAACAAGACCTGCGGAGAAATGAAGGTTTTACAGTGGATATAAAAAGGCTACACATGCTTGTGAAATTGCAGGGTTTGAAATGTTAAGACAGAAAGATCAACAACATAAATGTCAGACTTGTTCCATCTTTAATGTGAGCttacaacaaacacaaatccagagacaaatatttttttactaggaatatttaaaggtccagtgtgcaggatttaggggggtatATTAGAAAAAATTGAATATGATataatcactgtgttttctttagtgtataatcacctgaaaataataattgttgtgttttcgttaccttagaattcgccttttatgtctacatagggagaaggtcctcgtctacagggatcaccatgttgcatctccatgtttctacagtagcccagatgggccaaaccaaacactggctctagacaaggccatttacatttttgctttTTCGCATCGGCTACTGAATTATCAGCCCCTCTGCAACGAGCAGccttggaaaaacacagattttttaacgtgaaactgctttattcagtgtttttagtggcTCAGGTCAGAGGGTTTGTTTATTTCGGAGAGGCTGGATGAAATCTGCGATCTTCACTgacagatgccactaaattccccgaaatcgtacacactggaccataaattaaagaaaactaaaacaccCTGATCATAAGTCTGCACATCTTTTATAACAGGGGCTCTAGCTGTGTTCAAAGTTAACTAATCACATTCAAAATCATGCTTGTAGGTACGTAGCATACACCTGCCATCAATGAAAGTGATCCTGATTAAAACCAGTGAAGTCAGCTGTTGCTGTAGGATTTGCTGGAGTGTTTGGGGTTGCATCCTAATGCTAAAGCCATGTTCCTCAAAGAGTTAACAACGACACTGCCAGATCTAATTGCTCAGGACAGGGATGTAAAAGAATATAGAAGGCATTAGATGTACCATGGAGCGCTGTCAAAACCATCATCACAACCCTCCAGAGTTGATGAGAGGATGAGGTGAAAGCTAACCAGGGAGGCTATAAGGAGACCAGCATTAAAGGAACTGCAGGAATGTCTGGCAGGTGCTGGTACTCCTGTAATCTCCACATCTATGGGGAAGGGTGGCAAGATGGAAACCCTTTCTTCCAAGAGGGAACCTCAAAGCTTGTCTGAGTTATGCCAAAAGACCTAATCAGTCAATGCAAACCATGTTGTGTGATAGTCTGATGAGACAAAGGTTGAACTTTTCAGCTTTAATTCTTAAAGATATGGTTGGCATAAAAGGGCTTCTTGATATACCACTATTGAGGAAAATGGCAttatttaaaagtaaaatgttgaTATCATGTTAATAATACACACATGATAATGTTATGTAAGTAATGCAGCATCTcttagtggttcccaactggtgggtcacggtccaaaagtgggtcacgggtccattctgaatggaccacaagtgtcTGGCAAaggtgtcaagtttgtaaagaacacactttattttgaagtacagtgaatttctggtacagagcttttattctgatgTGCCGTTTCTTGCTGTAGGGTGaatgactaacagacagctacttgacagaagccccttttacactgccagattttcggcaaatgttgggctgttttgccagccagctgcgagcgtttagacacacagagccggattggcgagttgatcccaggtgcccaattttctgcctcgtagggtagacatattggcagtttaaacagaccgaagtgcccttccgcaacgggaggggctgttgatgagttgtgggaggagctgttgatgacgccgcacgtgcgagccactggcggtggataaacaggaaacagctgatagcaggaattagcgagcagctagtagcaagagggaaacgaactgacagacactgtaaagatgagcaactggggagacaaggaattgcgcgccctccttgtcctcgcaaacgaagaggccattaaccgtcagatgacggggacggtgaaggacgggccgacttacgagagagaatcgccgaaggactgaccagccgcagcttccctcccacgtcactgtttacgtcacacgctgagctacacgttttgttacttgctcacgccccccattgccccgaaaaaggcacattctgtataaacaaaagtaggtaggcggcattttgctgcactccccgattttgtttttatactgccaatgctgaaaaaacactgattgggctttcctgcaaatctgcacaactcctatctaaaaagggctagagacagcaaactagctcgatgacatggccaaacacaagtatgacgctgtatgtattgaactgtgtggaccttgaactgatgactaaggagaaatctggaccctgtggctggaccagttgggaaccactgtcttaaatcatttacatttctttctGTTGTCACTTTGTCT contains these protein-coding regions:
- the LOC117270218 gene encoding hydroxycarboxylic acid receptor 3-like, yielding MMNVTPADECCPFESPILDQVLPPILVLEFMFGLMGNFVALWMFIFHMDTWKPNAVYLTHLAVADSIVLFCLPFRADYYRRGKNWLYGDALCRILLFLLAANRAAGIFFLTAVAVDRYFKIVHPRNRINRMGLGYALWISLGLWGLIFLATGYLLANEHFYYNNNRTQCESFNICMGFSPLSTWHNTFYVTQFFLPTSIVAFCTIRITWQLRVRTMDKNGKIKRAVQFVMAVALIFIICFFPSTISRIAVWILKAWYNECKYFKEANLAFYTSVCFTYFNSVLNPVVYYFSSPAFSGTFRKLLNKLLRRSNDKDETESADNGISTVDGRRE